One Paraburkholderia aromaticivorans genomic region harbors:
- the hisD gene encoding histidinol dehydrogenase, whose protein sequence is MSIKIRKLDSTAPDFQKSLHAVLAFEASEDEAIERSVAQILNDVKARGDAAVLEYTKRFDRVEAKSVDALELPMSELEAALESLVPKRRAALEAAAARVRGYHEKQKIECGSHSWQYTEADGTVLGQKVTPLDRAGIYVPGGKAAYPSSVLMNAIPARVAGVREIVMVVPTPDGVKNPLVLAAALLGGVDRVFTIGGAQAVGALAYGTATIPAVDKICGPGNAYVASAKRRVFGTVGIDMIAGPSEILVLCDGTTDPRWVAMDLFSQAEHDELAQSILLCPDDAFIGRVKDAIDELLPTMPRRDVIRASLEGRGALVKVRDMEQACAIANDIAPEHLEISALEPHQWGQLIRHAGAIFLGRYTSESLGDYCAGPNHVLPTSRTARFSSPLGVYDFFKRSSVIEVSAEGAQTLGEIAAELAYGEGLQAHARSAEYRMRQNG, encoded by the coding sequence ATGTCTATCAAGATTCGCAAACTCGATTCCACCGCTCCCGACTTCCAGAAGTCGCTGCACGCGGTGCTCGCGTTCGAGGCGAGCGAAGACGAAGCAATCGAGCGCTCGGTCGCGCAGATTCTGAACGACGTGAAGGCGCGCGGCGATGCTGCGGTGCTCGAGTACACGAAGCGCTTCGACCGTGTCGAGGCGAAGAGCGTCGACGCGCTCGAACTGCCGATGTCGGAACTGGAAGCGGCGCTCGAAAGCCTTGTGCCGAAGCGCCGTGCGGCGCTCGAAGCGGCGGCGGCGCGGGTGCGCGGCTACCACGAGAAGCAGAAGATCGAATGCGGCAGCCATAGCTGGCAGTACACGGAAGCCGACGGCACCGTGCTCGGCCAGAAGGTCACGCCGCTGGATCGCGCGGGTATCTACGTGCCTGGCGGCAAGGCGGCGTATCCGTCGTCGGTGCTGATGAACGCGATTCCGGCGCGAGTGGCCGGCGTGCGCGAAATCGTCATGGTCGTACCCACGCCGGACGGTGTGAAGAATCCGCTGGTGCTCGCGGCCGCGCTGCTGGGCGGCGTGGACCGCGTGTTCACGATCGGCGGCGCGCAGGCGGTGGGCGCGCTGGCGTACGGCACGGCAACCATTCCCGCGGTCGACAAGATCTGCGGTCCGGGCAACGCGTATGTCGCGTCGGCCAAGCGCCGCGTGTTCGGCACGGTCGGCATCGACATGATCGCCGGGCCGTCGGAAATCCTCGTGCTGTGCGACGGCACCACGGACCCGCGCTGGGTCGCGATGGACCTGTTCTCGCAAGCCGAGCACGACGAACTCGCGCAGTCCATCCTGCTGTGCCCGGACGACGCGTTCATCGGCCGCGTGAAAGACGCAATCGACGAACTGCTGCCCACCATGCCGCGCCGCGACGTGATCCGCGCGTCGCTGGAAGGCCGCGGCGCGCTGGTCAAGGTACGCGATATGGAGCAAGCCTGCGCGATCGCCAACGACATCGCCCCGGAACACCTCGAAATTTCCGCGCTGGAGCCGCATCAGTGGGGCCAGCTGATCCGCCATGCCGGCGCGATCTTCCTCGGCCGCTACACCAGCGAGAGCCTCGGCGACTACTGCGCGGGGCCGAATCACGTTTTGCCTACGTCTCGTACCGCACGGTTCTCGTCTCCGTTGGGCGTCTATGATTTCTTCAAACGTTCGAGCGTGATCGAGGTCAGCGCGGAAGGCGCGCAGACGCTCGGCGAGATCGCCGCCGAACTCGCTTACGGCGAAGGCCTGCAGGCGCATGCCCGCAGCGCCGAATACCGGATGCGGCAAAACGGCTGA
- the hisG gene encoding ATP phosphoribosyltransferase, with protein sequence MSAMPQTSSSPAVSAPLTLALSKGRIFEETLPLLAAAGIEVAEDPETSRKLILPTTDANLRVIIVRATDVPTYVEYGAADFGVAGKDVLLEHGGSGLYQPVDLDIARCRMSVAVAAGFDYANAVRQGARLRVATKYVETAREHFAAKGVHVDLIKLYGSMELAPLVGLADAIVDLVSSGNTLRANNLVEVEEIMQISSRLVVNQAALKLKRAALRPILDAFERASKAGATTA encoded by the coding sequence ATGAGCGCCATGCCGCAAACTTCGTCGTCGCCGGCGGTGAGCGCACCGCTCACGCTGGCGTTGTCGAAAGGGCGTATCTTCGAGGAAACGTTGCCGCTGCTCGCCGCAGCCGGCATCGAAGTGGCCGAAGACCCGGAGACCTCGCGCAAGCTGATTCTGCCGACCACGGACGCGAACCTGCGCGTGATCATCGTGCGCGCCACCGACGTGCCGACCTATGTCGAATACGGCGCGGCCGACTTCGGCGTCGCGGGCAAGGACGTGTTGCTCGAACATGGCGGCAGCGGCCTGTATCAGCCGGTCGATCTGGATATTGCGCGCTGCCGCATGTCGGTCGCGGTCGCCGCCGGTTTCGATTACGCGAACGCGGTGCGCCAGGGCGCGCGCTTGCGCGTGGCGACCAAGTACGTCGAAACCGCCCGCGAGCATTTCGCTGCCAAGGGCGTGCACGTCGATCTGATCAAGCTGTACGGTTCGATGGAACTGGCGCCGCTGGTCGGTCTCGCCGATGCGATCGTCGACCTGGTGAGTTCGGGCAATACCTTGCGCGCCAACAATCTGGTCGAGGTGGAAGAGATCATGCAGATTTCGTCGCGCCTCGTGGTGAACCAGGCGGCGCTGAAGCTCAAGCGCGCCGCGTTGCGGCCGATCCTCGACGCGTTCGAACGCGCGTCGAAAGCCGGCGCCACGACGGCCTGA
- the murA gene encoding UDP-N-acetylglucosamine 1-carboxyvinyltransferase, producing the protein MDKLVIEGGYPLSGEVVVSGAKNAALPILCASLLSAEPVHLENVPDLQDVRTMLKLLGQMGVQIESGEGRVSLNASKVDNLVAPYEMVKTMRASILVLGPLLARFGHARVSLPGGCAIGARPVDQHIKGLQAMGAEITIEHGFIEARAKRLKGARIVTDMITVTGTENLLMAAVLAEGETVIENAAREPEVGDLAHLLVAMGAKIDGIGTDRLVVQGVDKLHGAKHTVIPDRIEAGTFLCAVAAAGGDVTLRKVRPLILEAVTEKLREAGVNIEEGDDWMRVRMDKRPSAVTFRTSEYPAFPTDMQAQFMALNTIATGTSQVVETIFENRFMHVQELNRLGANITIDGNTALVNGVDKLSGAKVMATDLRASASLVIAALRADGETLIDRIYHLDRGYDRMETKLTALGAKVRRVSGSQA; encoded by the coding sequence ATGGATAAACTCGTCATTGAAGGTGGCTACCCGCTGTCGGGTGAAGTCGTCGTCTCGGGTGCGAAGAATGCGGCGTTGCCGATTCTGTGCGCGAGTCTGCTCAGCGCGGAGCCGGTGCATCTGGAAAACGTGCCCGACCTGCAGGACGTGCGCACGATGCTCAAGCTGCTCGGCCAGATGGGCGTGCAGATCGAAAGTGGCGAGGGGCGCGTGTCGCTGAACGCGTCGAAGGTGGATAACCTCGTCGCGCCGTACGAAATGGTGAAGACCATGCGCGCGTCGATCCTCGTGCTCGGGCCGCTGCTCGCGCGCTTCGGTCACGCGCGGGTTTCGCTGCCGGGCGGCTGCGCGATCGGCGCGCGTCCGGTGGATCAGCACATCAAGGGCCTGCAGGCCATGGGCGCCGAGATCACGATCGAGCACGGCTTCATCGAAGCGCGCGCGAAGCGTCTGAAGGGCGCGCGTATCGTCACCGACATGATCACCGTGACCGGCACCGAAAACCTGCTGATGGCAGCCGTGCTGGCCGAAGGCGAAACCGTCATCGAGAACGCGGCGCGTGAGCCGGAAGTCGGCGACCTCGCGCATCTGCTGGTCGCGATGGGCGCGAAGATCGACGGCATCGGCACGGACCGCCTCGTGGTCCAGGGCGTCGACAAGCTGCATGGCGCGAAGCACACGGTGATTCCGGACCGGATCGAAGCCGGCACGTTCCTGTGCGCGGTGGCGGCGGCCGGTGGCGACGTCACCCTGCGTAAAGTGCGTCCGCTGATTCTCGAAGCGGTCACCGAAAAGCTGCGCGAAGCCGGCGTCAACATCGAAGAGGGCGACGACTGGATGCGCGTGCGCATGGACAAGCGCCCGAGCGCGGTCACGTTCCGCACCTCGGAATACCCGGCGTTCCCGACCGACATGCAGGCGCAGTTCATGGCGCTGAACACGATCGCGACCGGCACCTCGCAGGTCGTCGAAACGATCTTCGAAAACCGCTTCATGCACGTGCAGGAACTGAACCGCCTCGGCGCCAATATCACGATCGACGGTAACACCGCGCTCGTGAACGGCGTCGACAAGCTGTCCGGCGCGAAGGTGATGGCGACCGATCTGCGCGCGTCCGCGAGTCTCGTGATCGCCGCCTTGCGCGCCGACGGTGAAACGCTGATCGACCGGATCTATCACCTCGACCGCGGTTATGACCGGATGGAAACCAAGCTCACCGCCCTCGGCGCGAAGGTGCGCCGGGTCTCGGGGAGCCAGGCATGA
- a CDS encoding BolA family protein: MLPTPEQVKQYIAAGLTCQHLEVEGDGQHFFATIVSPSFEGKRLIQRHQLVYAALGDRMREEIHALSMKTLTPAEWQNA, translated from the coding sequence ATGTTGCCGACTCCCGAACAGGTCAAGCAATACATCGCGGCTGGGCTCACCTGCCAGCATCTCGAAGTCGAAGGCGACGGCCAGCATTTCTTTGCGACCATCGTTTCGCCGAGCTTCGAAGGCAAGCGTCTGATCCAGCGACATCAACTCGTGTATGCGGCGCTCGGCGACCGCATGCGCGAAGAAATCCACGCGCTCAGCATGAAGACGCTGACGCCCGCCGAATGGCAGAACGCGTAA
- a CDS encoding ABC transporter permease, translating to MSGFRTLFYKELLRFWKVAFQTVLAPVITALLYLTIFGHALSGHVQVYPGVEYTSFLIPGLVMMSVLQNSFANSSSSLIQSKITGNLVFVLLPPLSHYEMFGAYVLAAVARGLAVGFGVFIVTIWFVPVSFSAPLYIILFAIFGAAILGTLGLIAGIWADKFDQLAAFQNFLIMPLTFLSGVFYSTHTLPPVWREVSRLNPFFYMIDGFRYGFFGMSDINPLASLAIVAGFFVVLAVVAMRMLASGYKLRH from the coding sequence ATGAGCGGTTTCCGTACGCTGTTTTACAAGGAGCTCCTGCGTTTCTGGAAGGTGGCGTTCCAGACCGTGCTGGCGCCGGTCATCACCGCGCTCCTGTATCTGACGATTTTCGGCCACGCGCTGAGCGGTCACGTGCAGGTTTATCCGGGCGTCGAATACACGAGTTTTCTGATTCCGGGTCTCGTGATGATGAGCGTGTTGCAAAATTCGTTTGCCAATAGCTCGTCCTCGCTGATCCAGTCGAAGATCACGGGCAATCTGGTGTTCGTGTTGCTGCCGCCGCTGTCGCACTACGAGATGTTCGGCGCCTATGTGCTCGCGGCCGTGGCGCGCGGGCTGGCGGTCGGCTTCGGCGTATTCATCGTGACGATCTGGTTCGTGCCGGTCAGTTTCAGCGCGCCGCTCTACATCATTCTGTTCGCGATTTTCGGCGCGGCGATTCTCGGTACGCTCGGTTTGATCGCCGGTATCTGGGCCGACAAATTCGATCAGCTTGCGGCGTTTCAAAATTTTCTGATCATGCCGCTCACGTTCCTCTCGGGCGTGTTCTACTCCACGCACACGCTGCCGCCGGTGTGGCGCGAAGTGTCGCGGCTGAATCCCTTTTTCTACATGATCGACGGCTTTCGCTACGGTTTCTTCGGGATGTCGGATATCAATCCGCTCGCGAGCCTCGCGATCGTTGCCGGTTTCTTTGTGGTGCTGGCCGTGGTGGCGATGCGCATGCTCGCCTCCGGCTACAAACTGCGCCACTGA